A portion of the Tindallia magadiensis genome contains these proteins:
- the dapA gene encoding 4-hydroxy-tetrahydrodipicolinate synthase codes for MFKGTGVALITPFKEGEIDLESYKNLIDFQIENDCQCLVVLGTTGEAATLNDEEKKQIITMAINHVNKRIPVLVGTGNNNTSVAIDHSKKAEALGADGVLVVTPYYNKATQKGLIAHFEAIAKSISIPLVLYNVPGRTGINMEPETVEKLSQIENIIGIKEASGNISQVLEIKRLVSEDFLILSGNDDNILPIYAIGGHGVISVMANVIPRETEEMCRSFSEGNIKKAIELQVKYKKLFNHLFSEVNPIPVKAAMALMNKINNELRLPLTSMEDDKMDELKKEMKTLNII; via the coding sequence ATGTTTAAAGGCACAGGGGTAGCTCTTATAACACCCTTCAAAGAAGGGGAAATTGATCTAGAAAGCTATAAGAATTTGATAGACTTTCAGATAGAAAATGATTGTCAATGCTTAGTTGTTTTAGGAACTACCGGAGAAGCAGCGACATTAAATGATGAAGAAAAAAAACAAATAATAACAATGGCAATAAACCATGTAAATAAAAGAATACCAGTTCTTGTAGGCACAGGAAATAATAATACATCAGTGGCTATTGATCATTCAAAGAAGGCTGAAGCTTTAGGAGCGGATGGGGTATTGGTGGTAACTCCTTACTATAACAAAGCTACTCAGAAAGGTCTTATAGCTCACTTTGAAGCCATTGCTAAAAGTATCAGTATACCTTTAGTCTTATATAATGTACCTGGGCGTACGGGTATTAATATGGAACCGGAGACGGTAGAAAAGCTTTCGCAGATAGAAAATATCATTGGCATTAAAGAAGCAAGTGGGAATATATCACAAGTTTTAGAAATAAAACGTTTGGTTTCGGAGGATTTTCTAATTCTTTCTGGAAATGATGATAATATACTGCCAATATATGCCATTGGAGGTCACGGAGTTATCTCGGTGATGGCGAATGTAATACCAAGGGAAACGGAAGAAATGTGCCGCTCTTTTTCGGAAGGAAATATTAAGAAGGCTATAGAGCTTCAGGTAAAGTATAAGAAACTGTTTAACCATTTATTTTCAGAAGTTAACCCGATACCCGTAAAAGCAGCAATGGCATTAATGAATAAAATCAATAATGAGTTAAGACTCCCACTGACTTCTATGGAAGATGATAAAATGGATGAGCTGAAAAAAGAAATGAAAACCTTGAATATTATATAG
- the dapD gene encoding 2,3,4,5-tetrahydropyridine-2,6-dicarboxylate N-acetyltransferase produces the protein MEAKQIIEYIQKSEKKTPVKVYIKGNLQSIDWEKYNGKHFVNSQNGTLFGDWKETEAFINEYGEFIEDHVVEWDRNMSGVPLMDYKGIPARIEPGSIIREKVEIQPNVIVMMGAVINIGAIIGEGTMIDMNAVIGGRGIVGKNCHVGAGAVIAGVIEPASATPVVIEDGVMIGANAVVLEGVRIGENSVVAAGAIVTEDVPANVVVAGTPAKILKKIDEKTKSKTGLVEALRQLNED, from the coding sequence ATGGAAGCAAAGCAAATAATTGAATATATCCAAAAAAGTGAAAAGAAAACGCCTGTAAAAGTCTACATTAAAGGTAATCTCCAGTCTATTGATTGGGAAAAATATAATGGAAAACATTTTGTGAACTCGCAAAATGGAACATTGTTTGGAGATTGGAAAGAAACAGAAGCTTTTATAAACGAATACGGTGAGTTCATTGAAGATCACGTTGTAGAGTGGGATCGTAATATGTCGGGGGTTCCATTGATGGATTATAAAGGTATTCCGGCTAGGATTGAACCGGGGTCTATTATACGTGAAAAAGTAGAAATACAACCGAATGTCATTGTTATGATGGGTGCTGTTATCAATATTGGCGCCATCATTGGTGAAGGAACAATGATTGATATGAATGCGGTTATTGGTGGAAGAGGGATAGTTGGGAAAAATTGTCATGTAGGAGCTGGCGCTGTTATTGCAGGCGTGATCGAGCCAGCATCGGCAACTCCTGTTGTGATAGAAGATGGTGTGATGATTGGTGCTAATGCTGTCGTTTTAGAAGGTGTAAGAATAGGTGAAAATTCAGTAGTTGCGGCTGGTGCTATTGTAACAGAAGATGTACCCGCCAATGTGGTTGTTGCAGGCACACCGGCAAAAATATTGAAAAAAATAGACGAGAAGACAAAATCTAAAACAGGTTTAGTTGAAGCATTGCGACAACTGAACGAGGATTAA
- a CDS encoding lysophospholipid acyltransferase family protein — protein sequence MLRTAYWLFDFLFYLLYIIFCASRAKSMEKNGDKLKKRAFTQKVGQVWSHRIIKKSGSKITIEGAENIPESGPVLIVSNHQSYFDIPLLVSTIPLPMGFVAKKELQKIPVISKWMDLIECSFIDRKDLRQSIKAIQKAQHTLKDGHSMVIFPEGTRSKRKEMSSFKPGSLKLAQKAGVPILPVAIQGTCDMFETNNRIYPADVKIKILPLFDLEYVENTTTNQLLTDVFQLINKELGGSSLLSID from the coding sequence ATGCTAAGAACCGCCTATTGGTTATTTGATTTCCTTTTCTATCTATTGTACATTATCTTTTGTGCCAGCCGAGCGAAATCAATGGAAAAAAATGGTGATAAACTCAAAAAGAGAGCTTTCACTCAAAAAGTTGGACAAGTATGGTCCCATCGCATTATTAAAAAATCAGGTAGCAAGATAACCATTGAAGGTGCAGAAAACATTCCTGAAAGTGGCCCTGTTTTAATTGTTAGCAACCATCAAAGTTATTTTGATATCCCCTTATTAGTAAGTACGATTCCTTTACCCATGGGGTTTGTTGCAAAAAAAGAACTGCAAAAAATTCCCGTTATATCAAAATGGATGGATTTGATTGAATGTAGTTTTATTGATCGCAAGGATTTACGTCAATCAATCAAAGCTATTCAAAAGGCTCAACATACATTGAAAGATGGACATTCAATGGTTATTTTCCCAGAAGGAACCCGAAGCAAAAGAAAAGAAATGTCTTCCTTTAAACCTGGTAGTTTAAAGTTAGCACAGAAAGCAGGGGTTCCCATTTTACCAGTAGCCATACAAGGCACCTGCGATATGTTTGAGACAAATAATCGTATATATCCAGCAGATGTAAAAATCAAGATATTACCTCTATTTGACCTTGAATACGTAGAAAACACCACTACTAACCAACTTCTAACTGATGTTTTTCAATTAATTAACAAAGAATTAGGAGGAAGTTCCTTGCTATCCATTGACTAA
- a CDS encoding aspartate-semialdehyde dehydrogenase, which yields MCCLFSGMISPGFVSGSFFINGVDKKREACEIGLNIGIVGATGAVGRKVLEVLSERNLNVDKVRCFASSRTAGEQLEWKDKTITVELLTENKMKEEYDYLLFSAGGDISKEYAPIAKEAGNIVIDNSSYWRMHEEIPLVVPEVNGHILRGYKGIIANPNCSTIQMVMALAPLHRVYQMKRIVVSTYQAVSGSGNKAILELEKQNDDPKYPPSVYPKPIAANCLPHIDVFYENGFTKEELKMVNETQKIFNDETIQVNATAVRVPVFNGHSESVTVTFNSTPRLLEVRELLGSGSGITLLDDPGQLKYPTPLEIQGSDSTFVGRIRKDLFDPCTLSMWIVADNLRKGAATNAVQIIEKMEEMKN from the coding sequence GTGTGCTGTCTTTTTAGTGGTATGATTTCTCCCGGGTTTGTTTCCGGGAGTTTTTTCATAAATGGAGTAGATAAAAAGAGGGAGGCGTGTGAAATAGGACTTAACATTGGAATAGTAGGAGCTACAGGAGCTGTAGGAAGAAAAGTATTAGAAGTACTGAGTGAAAGAAATCTTAACGTTGACAAGGTACGGTGTTTTGCGTCATCTAGGACGGCTGGAGAACAGTTGGAATGGAAAGATAAAACAATTACTGTTGAATTACTGACAGAAAACAAGATGAAAGAAGAATATGATTATCTCTTGTTTTCGGCCGGAGGAGATATATCGAAAGAATATGCACCTATTGCAAAAGAAGCCGGAAATATTGTAATAGATAACTCTTCTTATTGGCGCATGCATGAAGAAATACCGCTGGTTGTACCTGAGGTAAATGGACATATATTGCGTGGCTATAAAGGAATCATTGCTAACCCTAACTGTTCTACAATCCAAATGGTAATGGCTCTGGCGCCATTACATCGTGTCTATCAAATGAAGCGAATTGTTGTATCTACTTATCAGGCAGTATCTGGGAGTGGTAATAAAGCAATTCTTGAGCTGGAAAAACAAAACGATGATCCGAAGTATCCTCCATCCGTTTATCCAAAACCAATTGCTGCGAATTGTCTCCCTCATATCGATGTATTTTATGAAAATGGATTTACAAAAGAAGAGCTTAAAATGGTAAATGAAACACAAAAAATATTCAATGATGAAACTATACAGGTTAACGCAACGGCTGTTCGAGTACCTGTTTTTAATGGTCATAGTGAATCGGTAACGGTGACATTTAATAGTACTCCGCGATTGTTAGAAGTTAGAGAGCTACTCGGTAGTGGATCGGGAATAACTTTATTAGATGATCCGGGTCAATTAAAGTATCCGACACCCCTTGAAATTCAAGGAAGCGATTCAACTTTTGTGGGACGTATTAGAAAAGATTTATTTGATCCCTGCACGCTCTCTATGTGGATCGTTGCTGATAATTTGCGTAAGGGGGCGGCTACTAACGCTGTTCAAATTATCGAAAAGATGGAAGAAATGAAAAACTAG
- the dapB gene encoding 4-hydroxy-tetrahydrodipicolinate reductase translates to MNLLVWGKTGKMGKMIIEMAKEDPFWHQVQGIGSHDDYESYLLKPNVVIDFSHPKALNKVLDYVKNRNCPLVIGTTGYNDQELSAIEQASKEIPLVYATNMSLGMNLLFSMVEKVASVLKDSVDIEVIESHHNRKKDAPSGSANTIVECIEKGLGEKRQHVHGREGQCPRNAGEIGIHSIRGGNIVGRHEANFIHELESITLVHEAYNPSVFAKGALEAAKFSLQAEAGLYSMKDVLGMKDA, encoded by the coding sequence TTGAATTTATTAGTCTGGGGAAAAACAGGGAAGATGGGAAAAATGATTATTGAAATGGCCAAAGAAGATCCTTTTTGGCATCAAGTACAAGGGATTGGTTCCCATGATGATTATGAGAGCTACTTATTGAAGCCGAATGTGGTCATAGATTTTTCTCATCCAAAGGCGTTGAATAAAGTGTTGGACTATGTAAAAAATCGAAATTGTCCCTTGGTGATAGGAACGACGGGTTATAATGATCAAGAGTTGTCTGCCATCGAACAAGCTTCAAAAGAGATACCTTTGGTATATGCAACAAATATGTCTTTGGGAATGAACCTGCTATTTTCTATGGTTGAAAAAGTAGCATCCGTATTAAAAGATTCTGTTGATATTGAAGTGATAGAGTCCCATCATAATAGAAAGAAAGATGCACCTTCAGGAAGCGCTAATACGATAGTGGAATGCATAGAAAAAGGATTAGGTGAAAAAAGGCAGCATGTCCATGGAAGAGAAGGGCAATGTCCTCGTAATGCAGGAGAAATTGGTATTCATAGTATTCGAGGAGGAAATATTGTTGGACGCCATGAAGCCAATTTTATTCATGAATTAGAAAGCATTACACTTGTACATGAAGCATATAACCCTTCGGTTTTTGCAAAAGGAGCGCTTGAAGCAGCGAAATTTTCATTGCAGGCAGAAGCGGGCTTGTATAGCATGAAAGATGTTTTGGGCATGAAAGATGCTTAA
- a CDS encoding transglycosylase SLT domain-containing protein — MNKSRKILIIWILLAAAILIMFFFLVPHQIWNEQKKAVDDISTLRKEAIMAHYRVSNPLERRHDDYLGNIYHKGFHREHLLSAEEQYLLDFLVSETGMSNEDIWILMRNCFDKDIPIWIVIGLIHVETGGTFEKELVGQHQDRGFMQITPITEKHLFELYHDEWYFTYDPEKIFENWYNIPLGLMYLKHNAERSQKDYGDVDWHKVLSEYNMGPTGLSRVYEWHRSYKTTYSKRVLEKKEEWMEKYEAIIMQTNEF, encoded by the coding sequence ATGAATAAAAGTAGAAAAATATTAATCATATGGATTTTATTAGCTGCAGCGATACTGATAATGTTTTTTTTCTTAGTACCTCATCAAATATGGAATGAACAAAAAAAAGCAGTTGATGACATATCTACTTTAAGGAAAGAAGCAATAATGGCTCATTATAGGGTGTCTAATCCACTAGAAAGACGTCATGATGATTATTTGGGCAATATTTACCACAAAGGATTTCATCGTGAGCATTTATTATCAGCAGAGGAACAGTATTTACTTGATTTTTTAGTGAGTGAAACAGGGATGAGTAATGAAGATATTTGGATATTAATGCGAAACTGCTTTGATAAAGATATTCCAATATGGATAGTGATAGGCTTAATTCATGTGGAAACCGGAGGCACTTTTGAGAAAGAGCTTGTAGGTCAACATCAAGATAGAGGTTTTATGCAAATAACACCGATTACGGAAAAGCATCTTTTTGAATTATACCATGATGAATGGTATTTCACATATGATCCAGAAAAAATATTTGAAAATTGGTACAATATACCGTTAGGACTGATGTATCTAAAACATAATGCAGAAAGATCTCAAAAAGATTATGGAGATGTTGATTGGCACAAGGTATTGAGTGAGTATAATATGGGACCTACAGGATTATCACGAGTTTATGAGTGGCATAGAAGTTATAAAACTACTTATTCAAAAAGGGTCTTAGAAAAGAAAGAAGAGTGGATGGAGAAGTACGAAGCAATAATTATGCAAACAAATGAATTTTAA
- the argJ gene encoding bifunctional ornithine acetyltransferase/N-acetylglutamate synthase, producing the protein MKSSNTLFKIIDNGSITSPKGFLASGIHTGVKENEQFDLALIYSKRKAVAAGVFTQNNAMAAPVIISKEILKRQSLKAIVINSGNANACTGKRGMEDAETIQKTIATFLDIDSTEVAVASTGVIGIPLPMDNIIEGIPEVVNRLSETGGKDAAQGIMTTDTINKEIAVEVELDGEIATIAGIAKGSGMIHPNMATMLGFITTDIVISPSYFQTILREITEDTFNMVTVDGDTSTNDSVIAMANGENGNREMNENHPQKDVFVQALQYVCEYLAKSIARDGEGASKFIEVEARGFITVSDARKAAKTIAGSNLVKTAIFGEDGNWGRMICSLGYSGVPFDMEKIKLNLSDGQGKSVSVLENGLPLDYDEEMVTTILKNKSVRIIVEANNGSSSATAWGCDLTYDYIKINGSYRS; encoded by the coding sequence ATGAAAAGTAGCAATACATTGTTTAAAATAATCGATAATGGTTCTATCACAAGTCCAAAAGGTTTTTTGGCGAGTGGCATTCATACAGGAGTAAAAGAAAATGAACAATTTGATTTAGCTTTAATATACAGTAAGAGAAAGGCTGTTGCAGCCGGTGTTTTCACACAGAATAACGCGATGGCAGCTCCAGTCATTATCAGTAAAGAAATTTTGAAACGACAATCACTGAAAGCTATTGTAATAAATAGTGGTAATGCAAATGCCTGTACAGGAAAGCGTGGAATGGAAGACGCTGAAACCATACAAAAAACAATTGCTACGTTTTTGGATATCGATTCGACGGAAGTAGCCGTTGCATCCACCGGTGTCATTGGAATACCATTGCCGATGGATAATATTATAGAAGGTATTCCAGAAGTAGTAAACCGATTAAGTGAAACAGGCGGTAAAGATGCAGCTCAAGGAATTATGACAACGGATACGATCAATAAGGAAATTGCTGTTGAAGTAGAATTGGATGGGGAGATAGCAACTATTGCGGGAATAGCGAAAGGATCAGGGATGATTCATCCCAATATGGCAACCATGCTTGGCTTCATAACAACGGATATTGTGATTAGTCCAAGTTATTTTCAGACAATTTTAAGGGAAATAACGGAAGACACTTTTAATATGGTTACAGTAGATGGAGATACGAGCACTAATGATTCGGTTATTGCGATGGCTAATGGTGAAAATGGTAATCGAGAAATGAATGAAAATCATCCCCAAAAAGATGTGTTTGTTCAAGCACTCCAATATGTATGTGAATATCTTGCGAAATCTATTGCTAGAGATGGCGAAGGAGCATCAAAATTTATAGAGGTAGAAGCACGTGGTTTTATAACAGTTAGTGATGCCAGAAAAGCGGCGAAAACCATAGCGGGTTCAAATCTTGTAAAAACGGCTATTTTTGGAGAAGATGGAAACTGGGGAAGAATGATCTGTAGTCTTGGGTATTCAGGAGTGCCTTTTGATATGGAAAAAATAAAGCTTAATCTGAGCGATGGACAGGGAAAAAGTGTGAGTGTTTTGGAAAATGGACTTCCATTAGATTATGATGAGGAAATGGTAACAACAATCTTAAAAAATAAATCTGTTCGCATTATTGTTGAAGCCAACAATGGGAGTTCATCTGCTACCGCCTGGGGCTGTGATCTTACTTATGATTATATAAAAATCAATGGCTCCTATAGAAGTTAG
- a CDS encoding PilZ domain-containing protein, giving the protein MEEKRKVTRVEFHIKGKVKSGNINLVGQVHDLSLKGLFLKVEKPLKSSLLGEKVDVLIELMDHSSNIEIQAEGSIVRIEDNGIGIKLEHIDLDSFTHLKNIISYNAGDHDRIMDEFIDTMYHED; this is encoded by the coding sequence GTGGAAGAAAAACGAAAAGTCACTCGTGTTGAATTTCATATTAAGGGAAAGGTAAAAAGCGGAAATATAAATCTTGTAGGACAAGTACACGACTTAAGCTTAAAAGGTTTATTCCTGAAAGTGGAAAAACCTCTGAAGTCGTCCTTGTTAGGCGAAAAAGTTGACGTATTAATTGAATTAATGGATCATTCCTCTAATATAGAAATACAGGCAGAAGGATCTATTGTTCGAATAGAAGACAATGGAATTGGAATTAAGCTAGAGCATATTGATTTAGATTCCTTTACACACCTGAAAAACATCATATCCTATAATGCTGGTGATCATGATCGAATTATGGACGAATTTATTGATACCATGTATCATGAAGATTAG
- the argC gene encoding N-acetyl-gamma-glutamyl-phosphate reductase, protein MIKAGIIGATGYTGAELVRLLELHPEIETIFLDSRSYEGIRFSDIYPNLRGKVHDTCQSINVDSVPEDTDIIFSALPHRISQSKVLPLIEKGFRVIDFSADFRLREAKIYEHWYETKHLDDRTLEKAVYGLPEWYTASIAKAGLVANPGCFPTSILLPLLPLLKENLIKNKDIIIDSKTGVSGAGRSSSEVNIFSQVNENIKAYNIGKHRHTPEIEQELSLAAGSSVNILFTPHLIPVDRGILSTIVMSAEGITRKDIEACYEAYYGKKSFIRILKEGYLPETKAVKGSNFCDIGFVIDSRSGKLVVVSAIDNLLKGSSSQAVQNMNVMFGLEETAGLNAAPIWP, encoded by the coding sequence ATGATAAAAGCAGGGATCATCGGTGCAACAGGTTATACAGGCGCTGAGCTGGTACGGTTATTAGAATTACACCCTGAAATAGAAACGATTTTTCTAGATTCAAGAAGTTATGAAGGGATCAGATTTAGTGATATTTATCCAAATCTTCGTGGCAAAGTACATGATACTTGTCAATCAATTAATGTTGATAGCGTGCCTGAAGATACGGATATCATATTTTCTGCTCTTCCTCATCGAATCAGTCAAAGTAAGGTTTTGCCATTAATTGAAAAAGGGTTTAGGGTAATTGATTTTTCTGCAGATTTTAGGCTTCGGGAAGCGAAAATATATGAGCATTGGTATGAAACAAAGCACTTAGATGATAGGACTCTTGAAAAGGCTGTTTATGGTTTGCCTGAGTGGTATACGGCTAGTATTGCCAAGGCTGGACTAGTGGCTAACCCGGGCTGTTTTCCTACCAGTATTTTACTACCGCTTTTACCCTTGCTGAAAGAAAATTTGATCAAAAACAAAGATATTATTATTGATTCGAAAACGGGTGTTTCGGGAGCAGGACGAAGTTCATCCGAAGTAAATATTTTTTCACAGGTGAACGAAAATATCAAAGCGTATAACATAGGCAAGCATAGACACACTCCGGAGATTGAGCAAGAACTATCGCTGGCAGCGGGGTCTTCTGTGAATATTTTATTCACGCCCCATTTAATTCCTGTGGATCGTGGTATTTTATCAACCATCGTTATGTCAGCTGAGGGTATAACAAGAAAAGATATTGAAGCATGCTATGAAGCGTATTATGGGAAAAAATCTTTTATACGAATATTAAAAGAAGGATATCTACCGGAAACGAAAGCTGTTAAAGGTTCGAATTTCTGTGACATTGGATTTGTCATCGATTCAAGAAGTGGTAAACTGGTGGTTGTTTCGGCGATTGATAATTTGCTAAAAGGTTCTTCAAGCCAAGCTGTTCAAAATATGAATGTGATGTTTGGATTAGAGGAAACAGCTGGTTTGAATGCAGCGCCTATATGGCCTTAA
- a CDS encoding carbon-nitrogen hydrolase family protein, with the protein MEPFKLSICQMMVKDNKKENLQKAEFMIRKAVSDVGSQIVVLPEIFNSPYSIECMEKTAEEEGGITTRMLSSLAKELKITLIGGSIAEKADGKIYNTSYTYDAKGKCIGKHRKIHLFDVDIQNGVRFMESDLLTAGNKVTVFDTAYGKVGIAICFDMRFPELIRLMALKQARIIVVPAAFNTTTGPAHWHETIKMRAVDNQVYFVAASPARNEEAEYHAYGHSTVCDPWGTVLATANEKESIVTTEILPDRIDSIRNQLPLLKLRRTDIYNLETVKSEK; encoded by the coding sequence ATGGAACCTTTTAAGCTTTCAATATGTCAAATGATGGTGAAAGATAATAAGAAAGAGAACTTGCAAAAAGCAGAATTTATGATCAGAAAAGCTGTTTCTGATGTTGGTTCCCAAATAGTTGTATTGCCGGAAATTTTCAATTCACCATATAGTATAGAATGCATGGAGAAAACCGCAGAAGAAGAAGGAGGCATTACAACTAGAATGCTTTCATCCTTAGCGAAAGAACTTAAAATTACGCTAATCGGTGGATCTATTGCTGAAAAAGCTGATGGTAAAATATATAATACGTCCTATACATATGATGCCAAAGGAAAATGTATTGGAAAACACAGGAAAATTCATTTGTTTGATGTTGATATTCAAAATGGAGTCCGCTTTATGGAGTCGGATCTTCTAACGGCTGGTAATAAGGTGACGGTTTTTGATACAGCATACGGCAAAGTTGGAATAGCCATTTGCTTTGATATGAGATTTCCAGAGCTAATAAGGCTAATGGCCTTGAAACAAGCTCGTATCATTGTTGTGCCAGCGGCATTTAATACCACTACAGGGCCTGCACATTGGCATGAAACAATAAAAATGCGTGCTGTTGACAATCAGGTCTATTTTGTAGCAGCTTCTCCGGCTAGAAATGAAGAAGCAGAATACCATGCTTATGGACACTCGACGGTTTGCGATCCATGGGGGACTGTATTAGCAACAGCCAACGAAAAAGAATCGATCGTTACAACGGAGATACTACCAGATCGTATTGATTCAATTCGAAATCAATTACCATTATTAAAGCTTCGAAGAACAGATATCTATAATCTTGAAACAGTAAAGTCTGAAAAATGA
- the argB gene encoding acetylglutamate kinase, with product MSRTDQKKVNPEMLVEMIPFLRRYHKKVILIKYGGNAMVNDELKKQVIEDIVLMKYMGMYPVVIHGGGPEITSMLELIGKKSTFVEGLRVTDKETMTVSEMVLSGKIAKDLVARISSYGIKSIGLSGQDGGLIVAEQKNPELGYVGEIKKINSELINKLLNEDFIPVISSIGCDENGNRYNINADEAAGKIAIELNAPVQIMLTNIQGVMKSQGDEMKVIPRINVKEIDVYIKDGVITGGMIPKVKGCAESVMKGVEKVYIIDGRKSHSLLSEIFSDLHEGTVIHK from the coding sequence ATGAGTAGAACAGATCAAAAAAAAGTTAATCCAGAAATGCTAGTAGAAATGATACCTTTTTTAAGGAGGTATCATAAAAAAGTAATCCTTATCAAATATGGCGGGAATGCCATGGTCAACGACGAGTTAAAGAAACAAGTGATAGAAGACATCGTTTTAATGAAATATATGGGGATGTATCCAGTTGTTATACATGGCGGGGGCCCTGAAATAACAAGCATGTTAGAATTGATAGGTAAAAAATCAACATTTGTAGAAGGGTTACGTGTGACGGATAAAGAAACGATGACTGTTTCTGAGATGGTACTTTCAGGAAAAATTGCAAAAGACTTGGTAGCAAGAATTAGTTCTTATGGAATCAAATCGATAGGATTGAGTGGACAGGACGGGGGACTTATTGTAGCAGAACAAAAAAATCCTGAACTAGGATATGTAGGTGAAATTAAAAAAATCAACTCGGAGTTAATAAATAAGTTACTAAACGAAGATTTTATTCCAGTGATCTCATCGATTGGTTGTGATGAAAATGGAAACCGGTATAATATTAATGCAGATGAAGCGGCTGGGAAAATAGCGATTGAATTAAATGCACCTGTTCAGATTATGTTAACGAATATACAAGGAGTGATGAAATCTCAGGGAGATGAGATGAAGGTCATACCTCGAATAAATGTTAAGGAAATTGATGTCTATATTAAGGATGGAGTGATAACAGGAGGGATGATCCCGAAGGTTAAAGGTTGTGCAGAGTCTGTGATGAAGGGTGTTGAAAAGGTATATATTATAGATGGTAGAAAAAGCCACTCCTTATTATCAGAAATTTTTTCTGACCTTCATGAAGGAACAGTAATACACAAATGA
- a CDS encoding aspartate aminotransferase family protein: MLKHEFIKASEDVIMNTYKRVPVVFVEGKDCMLIDSEGNKYLDMVGGLAASGMGHSPDFLVEAMMKQAKKLMHVTNYYWNEPQYELAKLLVDNSFGDKVFFCNSGAEANEAALKLARKYGYKMFDTPRYEIVTVSESFHGRTLGTLSATANESYREGYKPLPEGFKQVPFNDLESLENAVSEKTCAIMFEPLQGEGGLTQVSEAFVNKVNELAKKQGILIIVDEIQCGFGRTGSLFAYEQYGIVPDIMSLAKTMAGGFPIGAIVATEKVAGAWNPGDHGTTFGGNPLACAAGAATVKEIINQKIPEKVKEDGMYLSQKLHVLKEKYDFVKQVKGKGLMIGLELDFPGDEIVRKAFDKKLIINCTSGNVLRFLPPMVITKDEIDLFVSTLDQVFQEVN; encoded by the coding sequence ATGCTAAAGCATGAGTTTATTAAAGCAAGTGAAGATGTTATTATGAATACTTATAAACGAGTACCAGTAGTGTTTGTTGAAGGCAAAGATTGTATGCTGATCGACTCTGAAGGAAATAAGTATTTAGATATGGTAGGCGGATTAGCTGCTTCGGGGATGGGTCATTCACCTGATTTTTTAGTAGAGGCAATGATGAAGCAGGCAAAAAAATTAATGCATGTAACCAATTATTATTGGAATGAACCACAATATGAACTCGCAAAATTATTAGTGGACAATTCCTTTGGCGATAAAGTGTTTTTTTGTAACAGTGGTGCGGAAGCTAATGAGGCGGCGCTTAAATTAGCAAGAAAATATGGGTATAAGATGTTTGATACTCCAAGATATGAAATTGTTACCGTAAGTGAGTCTTTTCATGGAAGAACGCTGGGAACTCTAAGCGCGACAGCTAATGAAAGTTATCGTGAGGGATATAAGCCGTTACCGGAAGGTTTTAAACAAGTACCTTTCAATGATTTAGAATCCTTAGAAAATGCTGTGTCGGAGAAAACCTGTGCGATTATGTTTGAGCCTCTTCAAGGAGAAGGAGGACTGACTCAAGTTTCGGAGGCGTTTGTTAATAAAGTTAATGAGCTTGCAAAGAAGCAGGGCATTTTAATTATTGTAGACGAAATTCAGTGTGGGTTTGGCAGAACAGGTTCTCTATTTGCTTATGAACAATATGGCATTGTACCAGATATAATGTCGCTGGCAAAAACAATGGCTGGTGGTTTTCCTATTGGAGCAATTGTTGCAACAGAAAAAGTTGCAGGTGCGTGGAATCCTGGAGATCATGGCACCACCTTTGGCGGTAACCCATTAGCTTGTGCAGCGGGAGCGGCAACGGTGAAAGAGATAATAAATCAAAAGATACCCGAGAAGGTAAAAGAAGATGGAATGTATTTGAGCCAAAAATTGCACGTATTAAAAGAAAAATATGATTTTGTAAAACAAGTGAAAGGAAAAGGGCTTATGATAGGACTGGAACTTGATTTTCCGGGAGATGAAATTGTCAGAAAGGCTTTTGACAAAAAACTGATTATTAATTGTACTTCAGGAAATGTACTGCGCTTTCTTCCTCCAATGGTGATCACAAAGGACGAGATTGATCTATTTGTGAGCACTTTAGATCAGGTATTCCAAGAAGTAAATTAA